One Desulfovibrio fairfieldensis genomic window carries:
- a CDS encoding sugar transferase, producing the protein MISTYRMALLQVLDIFCLLLALTITGVTTIAPDLSVFHDYTGASLFTVFFYMLFFYILDAYSVGREDFRETSGRVLVACVLGIISSATASYSFDHWRFDRETLLMLFTLSLAFSLGWRWLYYRNADKLTHPLRILLVGVDRAGKVRQLLAEGLPQATIIGYVGERDQGPDAGPCLGPPFKALDVAREKRATMILLLPDAPIDDDIAHDLLEAKLRGSMVVDIRTFYEHVVQRLPLSQINDEWLLQTEGFSLNTRGSLRRLKRALDVLISLVLLIPATPVMLLTALIVRLESPGPVIYRQDRVGLYEKEFTVYKFRSMRADAEKNGAVWASAHDNRVTRFGKFIRKVRIDELPQIWNILKGDMSFIGPRPERMAFVKQLKKDIPYYSLRHTVKPGLTGWAQVCYPYGASEEDARRKLEYDLYYIKNMSILLDIHIIFKTIGVVLFPKGAR; encoded by the coding sequence ATGATCAGTACGTACCGCATGGCGCTCCTGCAGGTTCTGGACATCTTCTGCCTGCTGCTGGCGCTGACCATCACCGGCGTGACCACCATCGCGCCGGATCTGAGCGTGTTTCACGACTACACCGGCGCTTCGCTGTTCACGGTCTTTTTTTACATGCTCTTTTTCTACATTCTGGACGCCTACAGCGTGGGGCGGGAAGATTTCAGGGAAACCTCGGGCCGGGTGCTGGTGGCCTGCGTGCTGGGCATCATCTCCTCGGCCACGGCGTCCTATTCCTTTGACCACTGGCGTTTCGACCGCGAAACCCTGCTGATGCTCTTTACCCTGTCCCTGGCCTTCAGCCTGGGCTGGCGCTGGCTTTACTACCGCAATGCGGACAAGCTGACCCACCCCCTGCGCATCCTGCTGGTGGGCGTGGACCGCGCGGGCAAGGTGCGCCAGCTGCTGGCCGAAGGCCTGCCCCAGGCGACCATCATCGGTTATGTGGGCGAACGGGATCAGGGCCCGGACGCGGGCCCCTGCCTGGGGCCGCCCTTCAAGGCCCTGGACGTGGCCAGGGAAAAGCGGGCCACCATGATCCTGCTGCTGCCCGACGCGCCCATTGACGACGACATCGCCCACGATCTGCTGGAAGCCAAGCTGCGCGGCAGCATGGTGGTGGACATCCGCACTTTTTACGAGCACGTGGTGCAGCGCCTGCCCCTTTCGCAGATCAACGACGAATGGCTGCTGCAGACCGAGGGCTTTTCCCTGAACACGCGCGGCTCGCTGCGGCGGCTGAAACGGGCTCTGGACGTGCTGATCTCGCTGGTGCTGCTGATTCCGGCCACGCCCGTCATGCTGCTCACGGCCCTGATCGTGCGCCTGGAATCGCCGGGCCCGGTGATCTACCGCCAGGACCGCGTGGGCCTGTACGAAAAGGAATTCACGGTCTACAAATTCCGCTCCATGCGCGCGGACGCGGAAAAAAACGGCGCGGTCTGGGCCAGCGCCCACGACAACCGGGTGACCCGCTTCGGCAAGTTCATCCGCAAGGTGCGCATCGACGAGCTGCCCCAGATCTGGAACATCCTCAAGGGCGACATGAGCTTCATCGGCCCCCGGCCCGAGCGCATGGCCTTCGTCAAACAGCTCAAGAAGGACATTCCCTACTACAGCCTGCGCCATACGGTGAAGCCGGGCCTGACGGGCTGGGCCCAGGTCTGCTATCCCTACGGCGCGTCCGAGGAGGACGCCCGCCGCAAGCTGGAATACGATCTCTACTACATCAAGAATATGTCCATTCTGCTGGACATCCACATTATCTTCAAAACCATCGGCGTGGTGCTCTTTCCCAAGGGGGCGCGCTAG
- a CDS encoding glycosyltransferase family 2 protein → MPLITVAMPAHNAAPYIGEALDSILGQTCRDFELLVVDDGSTDETAQRVADRADARIRLIRLGTNRGRAAARNVALDNARGVYLAWMDADDIAVPRRLEKQLAFLESHSDVAVCGGWLQYFHQSTALERFPRTSEDIRAATVFGTSVVNGCSLLRLDAPRAHGLRYDPALDRAEDFAFWGDLLLGAGQRAANLPEVLLHYRYVRRPFVPRWHVRALLGHVFPHLGLEADVAEAALHAGLVYAPLKTHCARAGARPLLAWLDKLWRAWAASFGDDPAMRRYILFFAAKILSLAPDREDAAAFFRSLDIAGLTKD, encoded by the coding sequence GTGCCGCTGATCACTGTCGCCATGCCCGCCCACAACGCCGCCCCGTATATCGGGGAAGCGCTGGATTCCATTCTGGGCCAGACCTGCCGGGATTTCGAGCTGCTGGTGGTGGACGACGGTTCCACGGATGAGACCGCGCAACGCGTTGCGGACCGCGCGGACGCGCGCATCCGTCTGATTCGCCTGGGAACCAACCGGGGCCGGGCAGCTGCGCGCAATGTGGCCCTGGACAACGCGCGCGGCGTATATCTGGCCTGGATGGACGCCGACGACATTGCCGTGCCCCGGCGTCTGGAAAAGCAACTGGCCTTTCTGGAAAGCCATTCGGATGTGGCCGTCTGCGGCGGCTGGCTGCAATACTTTCACCAGTCCACGGCCTTGGAGCGTTTTCCCCGGACGTCGGAGGATATCCGCGCGGCCACGGTTTTCGGCACGTCCGTGGTCAACGGGTGCAGTCTGCTGCGCCTGGATGCGCCGCGCGCCCACGGTCTGCGCTATGATCCGGCCCTGGACCGCGCCGAGGATTTCGCCTTCTGGGGCGATCTGCTGCTGGGCGCGGGTCAGCGCGCCGCCAATCTGCCGGAAGTGCTGCTGCACTACCGCTATGTGCGCCGCCCCTTTGTACCGCGCTGGCATGTGCGGGCTCTGCTGGGGCACGTCTTTCCCCATCTGGGCCTGGAGGCCGACGTCGCTGAGGCCGCCCTGCACGCGGGCCTGGTCTACGCCCCGCTTAAAACGCATTGCGCCCGCGCGGGCGCGCGCCCGCTGCTGGCCTGGCTGGACAAGCTCTGGCGCGCCTGGGCCGCCTCCTTTGGGGATGACCCGGCCATGCGGCGTTACATTCTTTTTTTCGCGGCGAAAATCCTTTCCCTGGCTCCGGACAGGGAGGATGCGGCCGCTTTTTTCCGCAGCCTGGATATCGCCGGGCTGACAAAAGATTAG
- a CDS encoding glycosyltransferase family 4 protein codes for MKIIVLGNQARALSNFWSVLIRQMRQGGHEALCCVPPGDPEADAALETLGARVLHYELDRKGLNPLHDARSFARLRRIFDAEKPDLLFASTIKPVIYGGLAARRARVPHVYATITGLGYAFEADSLFKKCVNRLSVFLYRQALKNAEGVFFQNQDDIRIFRESGILGPGARVLTARGTGVDIRRFAQAPLPPLPPDGPVIFLLVGRLLEAKGLPEYAAAARLLRARYPEARFQLLGPPEQGLGSVSLDQVRTWERENGIEYLGETRDVRPYLAAAHVLVLPSWREGTPTSIMEGMSMGRAAVVTDVPGCREVVRDGVNGRMTPVRDPEALAGAMESFILAPGTIARMGEAGRELAVREFDAEKVAARILRDMHVPAGA; via the coding sequence ATGAAAATCATTGTCCTGGGCAACCAGGCCAGGGCTTTGTCCAATTTCTGGAGCGTGTTGATCCGCCAAATGCGTCAGGGCGGGCATGAGGCGCTCTGCTGCGTGCCGCCCGGCGACCCGGAGGCCGACGCGGCGCTGGAAACCCTGGGCGCGCGCGTACTCCACTACGAGCTGGACCGCAAAGGCCTCAATCCCCTGCATGACGCGCGCTCTTTCGCCCGACTCAGGCGAATATTCGATGCGGAGAAGCCGGACCTGCTCTTCGCCTCAACCATCAAACCGGTCATCTACGGCGGCCTGGCCGCGCGCCGCGCGCGCGTGCCGCACGTCTACGCCACCATCACCGGTCTGGGCTACGCCTTTGAGGCCGACAGCCTGTTCAAGAAATGCGTCAACCGTCTGAGCGTCTTTCTTTACCGGCAGGCGCTCAAAAACGCGGAAGGCGTCTTTTTTCAGAATCAGGACGATATCCGCATCTTCCGCGAGTCGGGCATTCTGGGTCCCGGCGCGCGCGTGCTCACGGCGCGCGGCACGGGCGTGGACATCCGGCGTTTCGCGCAGGCTCCCCTGCCCCCGCTGCCGCCTGACGGACCGGTCATCTTTCTGCTGGTGGGTCGTTTGCTGGAAGCAAAGGGCCTGCCGGAATACGCCGCAGCGGCGCGTCTGCTCAGGGCCCGCTACCCCGAAGCCCGCTTTCAGCTGTTGGGCCCGCCGGAGCAGGGCCTGGGCAGCGTCAGCCTTGACCAGGTCAGAACCTGGGAGCGCGAGAACGGCATCGAATATCTGGGCGAAACCAGGGACGTGCGCCCCTATCTGGCCGCGGCCCACGTGCTGGTGCTGCCCTCCTGGCGGGAAGGCACGCCCACGTCCATCATGGAAGGCATGAGCATGGGCCGCGCCGCTGTGGTCACGGATGTGCCCGGCTGCCGGGAAGTGGTGCGCGACGGCGTCAACGGACGCATGACGCCCGTGCGCGATCCCGAGGCCCTGGCCGGGGCCATGGAAAGTTTTATCCTCGCGCCGGGGACTATCGCGCGCATGGGCGAGGCCGGGCGCGAGCTGGCCGTCAGGGAATTCGACGCCGAAAAAGTGGCGGCCCGCATTCTGCGGGACATGCATGTGCCCGCCGGGGCATAA